A part of Brassica rapa cultivar Chiifu-401-42 chromosome A05, CAAS_Brap_v3.01, whole genome shotgun sequence genomic DNA contains:
- the LOC103870607 gene encoding protein RETICULATA-RELATED 2, chloroplastic, translated as MAAIARLHLSAKPNQTGPRAINLTRDPRIILSFPRNASVCSSLRTSPNLVASSAGGGGSGGNGGVGGGDGGDDGDSGGKQEPSPWGPIGMFIQGWRSRVAADPQFPFKVLMEELVGVTANVLGDMASRPNFGLNELDFVFSTLVVGSILNFTLMYLLAPSLASSTSSNLLPGIFKTCPASHMFEQGSFTVVNRFGTLVYKGMVFATVGLAAGLVGTAISNGLIMLRKKMDPGFEPPNKAPPTVLNSLTWAAHMGVSANVRYQTLNGVEFLMERGLPPLVFKTGVVALRVVNNLLGGMSFVVLARLTGSQSVGEEKVEEKDD; from the coding sequence ATGGCGGCTATAGCTCGTCTCCACTTGTCGGCTAAACCGAACCAGACCGGTCCTAGAGCGATCAACCTCACGCGCGATCCAAGGATCATCCTCTCGTTTCCACGCAATGCATCGGTATGTTCCTCCCTCCGCACATCTCCAAATCTAGTTGCTTCATCCGCCGGAGGAGGAGGCAGCGGTGGAAACGGAGGAGTAGGCGGTGGTGATGGTGGTGATGACGGAGATTCAGGAGGGAAGCAAGAACCGTCTCCATGGGGACCGATAGGGATGTTCATCCAAGGATGGAGATCACGCGTCGCAGCTGATCCTCAGTTCCCTTTCAAAGTCCTCATGGAAGAGCTCGTTGGCGTAACCGCCAACGTACTCGGTGACATGGCTTCACGCCCCAACTTCGGACTCAACGAGCTAGACTTCGTCTTCTCAACCCTCGTCGTGGGTTCGATCCTCAACTTCACGCTCATGTACCTCTTAGCACCCTCTTTAGCATCCTCCACCTCCTCCAATCTCTTGCCTGGGATCTTTAAAACCTGTCCAGCTAGTCACATGTTCGAGCAGGGGAGCTTCACGGTCGTGAACCGCTTCGGGACTTTAGTGTACAAAGGAATGGTGTTCGCCACCGTGGGGCTAGCTGCTGGGCTTGTAGGGACGGCTATCTCTAATGGGTTGATCATGCTGAGGAAGAAGATGGACCCCGGGTTCGAGCCGCCGAATAAGGCTCCCCCGACGGTGCTGAACTCGTTGACTTGGGCGGCTCATATGGGGGTGAGCGCTAACGTGAGGTACCAGACGTTGAACGGGGTTGAGTTTTTGATGGAGAGAGGGTTGCCGCCGTTGGTGTTTAAGACGGGTGTGGTGGCTTTGAGGGTTGTGAACAATCTTTTGGGAGGGATGTCGTTTGTTGTGTTGGCGAGGTTGACTGGTTCACAGTCTGTGGGGGAGGAGAAGGTGGAGGAGAAAGATGATTGa
- the LOC103870608 gene encoding KH domain-containing protein At3g08620, whose amino-acid sequence MSGLYNPSYSPSRAASPQIRTSSDVDSQYLSQLLAEHQKLGPFMQVLPICSRLLNQEIFRVSGMMSNQGFTDFDRLRHRSPSPMASPNHMSNVPGAGYGGWNGLPPERMVGPHGMAMEWQGAPASPSAYTVKRILRLDLPVDTFPNFNFVGRLLGPRGNSLKRVEATTGCRVFIRGKGSIKDPDKEEKLKGKPGYEHLNEQLHILIEADLPADIVDIKLRQAQEIIEELVKPVDESQDYIKRQQLRELALLNSNLRENSPGPSGSVSPFNSNAMKRPKTGR is encoded by the exons ATGTCTGGTCTGTATAATCCCAGCTACTCACCTTCTAGAGCCGCTTCTCCCCAGATTAGAACCTCCTCCGATGTTGACAG TCAATACTTATCTCAGTTGCTAGCTGAGCATCAAAAGCTTGGACCTTTCATGCAAGTCTTGCCCATATGTAGCCGTCTCTTAAACCAAg AGATCTTCAGGGTTAGTGGAATGATGTCCAACCAAGGGTTTACTGATTTTGATCGGCTGAGGCATCGGAGTCCTAGTCCAATGGCTTCACCAAATCATATGTCTAATGTTCCTGGTGCTGGATATGGTGGTTGGAATGGTCTTCCACCAGAG AGAATGGTTGGTCCTCATGGAATGGCAATGGAGTGGCAAGGTGCACCTGCTAGCCCAAGCGCATACACAGTGAAGCGTATCCTGCGTTTAGATCTTCCAGTTGATACATTTCCTAAT TTCAATTTTGTTGGAAGGCTTCTGGGACCTAGAGGGAACTCGCTGAAGCGTGTGGAAGCAACAACCGGTTGCCGTGTGTTTATTAGAGGGAAAGGATCAATTAAGGACCCTGACAAA GAAGAGAAACTGAAAGGGAAGCCTGGCTATGAGCATCTCAATGAGCAGCTCCATATCCTCATTGAGGCTGATCTTCCTGCCGATATTGTCGATATAAAGCTGCGACAAGCCCAAGAGATCATCGAGGAGTTGGTAAAACCTGTG GATGAGTCACAGGACTACATCAAGAGGCAGCAACTACGAGAGCTCGCATTGCTGAACTCAAACTTGAGAGAAAACAGTCCAGGTCCAAGCGGTAGCGTCTCTCCATTCAATTCAAACGCAATGAAACGTCCAAAAACAGGACGCTAA
- the LOC103870609 gene encoding NADH dehydrogenase [ubiquinone] 1 alpha subcomplex subunit 1, which translates to MSLVWLEAALPLGIIGGMLCIMGNSQYYIHKAYHGRPKHIGHDEWDVAMERRDKKVVEKASAPSS; encoded by the exons atgtcgtTGGTGTGGCTAGAAGCGGCGCTGCCTCTGGGAATCATCGGAGGGATGCTCTGTATTATGGGAAACTCGCAGTACTACATCCACAAAGCTTATCATGGCCGT CCGAAGCACATCGGGCACGATGAATGGGACGTTGCTATGGAGAGACGCGACAAGAAGGTCGTCGAGAAAGCTTCAGCTCCTTCCTCGTGA
- the LOC103870610 gene encoding uncharacterized protein LOC103870610, with the protein MRILCCLQVLLFLYLFSYHLSAQSPPTNASSLDSLLQDYSFRAFVRPRTGILYDAVTVPPNLTGIKLSAMRLRSGSLRRRGVLSLKQFSIPKGVIVKPYVTRLVFVYQNLANFSQLYYPLSGYDYVAPVVGLLAYDAKNLSAVNLRELEITASKDPIRIDFSDLEPIPQGGSVVECVSFDSSGKASFSDSIKNTCETERQGHFSVVVKSVPSAPSPAPGGEERKEKKKSSESNSRTWITVGSVLGGLVLLGLLMFLVLRCRKYKKQERMREMERAGETGEALRMTQVGETRAPTAATTRTQPVLETEYAA; encoded by the coding sequence ATGAGGATTCTCTGTTGTCTCCAGGTGCTTCTCTTTCTCTATCTCTTCTCTTACCATCTCTCTGCTCAATCTCCTCCGACCAATGCGTCTTCTCTTGATTCCCTTCTTCAAGATTACTCCTTTAGAGCTTTCGTCCGTCCCCGCACCGGCATTCTCTACGACGCCGTCACCGTTCCTCCGAATCTAACGGGGATCAAACTCTCCGCCATGAGGCTCAGAAGCGGGAGCTTGAGGAGACGAGGAGTCCTTTCCTTAAAACAGTTCTCGATTCCCAAAGGCGTAATCGTGAAGCCGTACGTGACAAGGCTCGTCTTTGTCTACCAAAACCTAGCGAACTTCTCTCAGTTGTATTACCCTTTGTCTGGTTACGACTATGTTGCTCCCGTGGTTGGTCTTCTCGCTTACGATGCTAAAAATCTCTCCGCCGTTAACTTACGGGAGCTCGAGATAACGGCGTCAAAGGATCCTATAAGAATCGACTTCTCTGATCTGGAACCGATCCCTCAAGGAGGGAGTGTTGTTGAGTGCGTTAGCTTTGACTCTAGTGGTAAAGCGAGTTTCAGCGATTCGATTAAGAACACATGCGAGACGGAGAGGCAGGGGCATTTCTCGGTGGTGGTGAAGTCTGTTCCGTCTGCTCCTTCTCCAGCTCCGGGGGGTGAGgaaaggaaggagaagaagaagagctctGAGTCTAACTCAAGAACTTGGATCACCGTTGGTTCGGTGTTGGGTGGGTTGGTGCTGTTGGGGCTTTTGATGTTTCTGGTTCTGCGGTGTCGGAAGTACAAGAAGCAGGAGAGGATGAGGGAGATGGAGAGAGCTGGGGAGACAGGGGAGGCTCTGAGGATGACTCAGGTCGGTGAGACGAGAGCACCGACTGCTGCTACGACTCGTACACAACCGGTTCTTGAAACTGAATACGCAGCTTAG
- the LOC103870611 gene encoding probable 2,3-bisphosphoglycerate-independent phosphoglycerate mutase 2 produces the protein MGSSGDVNWKLEDHPKLPKGKTIGLIVLDGWGESEPDQYNCIHKAPTPAMDSLKNGRPDTWRLIKAHGTAVGLPSEDDMGNSEVGHNALGAGRIYAQGAKLVDLALESGKIYEDEGFKYISEAFEKGTVHLIGLLSDGGVHSRLDQVQLLLKGFAERGAKRIRVHILTDGRDVLDGSSVSFVETLESELAELRSKGVDAQVASGGGRMYVTMDRYENDWTVVKRGWDAQVLGEAPHKFKNALEAVKKLRSEPKANDQYLPPFVIVDDSGKAVGPIVDGDAVVTFNFRADRMVMLAKALENEDFDKFDRVRFPKIRYAGMLQYDGELKLPSHYLVSPPLIDRTSGEYLAHNGVRTFACSETVKFGHVTFFWNGNRSGYFNEKLEKYVEIPSDSGISFNEQPKMKALEIAEKARDAILSGNFDQVRVNLPNGDMVGHTGDLDATVVACEAADVAVRMILDAIEKVGGIYVVTADHGNAEDMVKRDKAGKPALDKEGKLQILTSHTLKPVPIAIGGPGLSAGVRFRQDLDTPGLANVAATVMNLHGFVAPGDYEPSLIEVVDK, from the exons ATGGGTAGCTCCGGCGACGTTAACTGGAAACTCGAGGACCACCCCAAGCTCCCCAAAGGCAAAACCATCGGACTGATCGTTCTCGACGGATGGGGCGAATCCGAGCCCGATCAATACAATTGCATCCACAAAGCTCCAACTCCCGCCATGGATTCACTCAAAAAC ggacgtcctgacACGTGGAGGCTGATCAAAGCTCACGGCACAGCCGTTGGTCTTCCCAGCGAGGACGATATGGGAAACAGCGAGGTTGGCCATAATGCTCTCGGAGCTGGGAGGATTTACGCTCAGGGTGCTAAGCTTGTTGATCTCGCGCTTGAGTCCGGGAAGATTTATGAAGATGAAGGGTTTAAATACATTTCTGAGGCTTTTGAGAAGGGGACTGTGCATCTTATTGGGCTTTTAAGTGACGGTGGAGTTCACTCTCGCTTAGATCAAGTTCAG TTGCTGTTGAAGGGTTTCGCAGAACGTGGCGCTAAGAGAATCCGTGTTCATATACTTACTGATGGTCGTGATGTTTTGGACGGGTCTAGTGTCAGCTTTGTGGAGACTCTTGAAAGTGAGCTCGCTGAGCTACGTTCCAAAGGTGTTGATGCTCAGGTTGCCTCTGGTGGAGGTCGTATGTATGTCACAATGGACCGTTACGAG AATGATTGGACTGTTGTGAAACGTGGGTGGGATGCGCAAGTCCTTGGAGAAGCTCCCCACAAATTCAAAAACGCTCTTGAAGCAGTTAAGAAACTGAGATCTGAACCTAAAGCCAATGACCAGTACTTGCCACCGTTTGTCATTGTTGACGACAGTGGGAAGGCTGTGGGTCCAATCGTTGATGGTGACGCGGTTGTTACGTTCAACTTCCGTGCTGATCGAATGGTCATGCTTGCCAAAGCCCTCGAGAATGAAGATTTTGACAAGTTTGATCGCGTACGTTTCCCAAAGATTCGTTACGCAGGAATGCTCCAATATGATGGAGAGCTAAAGCTTCCTAGCCATTACCTTGTTTCTCCACCATTGATTGACAGAACGTCTGGTGAATATCTTGCACACAATGGCGTCCGTACTTTTGCTTGCAG TGAAACTGTCAAGTTTGGCCATGTTACCTTCTTCTGGAATGGAAACCGCTCTGGATATTTCAACGAGAAGCTAGAGAAGTACGTTGAGATTCCGAGTGACAGCGGAATATCATTCAATGAACAGCCAAAGATGAAAGCGCTGGAAATTGCTGAGAAAGCAAGGGACGCTATCCTTAGTGGCAACTTTGACCAG GTGCGTGTTAACCTGCCAAATGGAGACATGGTGGGTCATACCGGTGATCTTGATGCTACTGTTGTTGCATGTGAGGCTGCTGATGTTGCTGTGCGG ATGATTCTTGATGCCATAGAAAAGGTTGGAGGGATATATGTTGTGACTGCAGATCACGGAAATGCTGAGGACATGGTTAAAAGGGACAAAGCTGGCAAGCCCGCTCTTGACAAGGAAGGAAAGCTTCAGATTCTCACCTCTCACACCTTGAAACCG GTGCCAATTGCAATAGGAGGTCCTGGTTTGTCAGCAGGAGTTAGGTTCAGACAGGACTTGGACACACCAGGGCTTGCGAATGTAGCTGCAACGGTGATGAACCTCCATGGATTTGTGGCTCCGGGCGATTATGAGCCGAGTCTGATTGAAGTAGTCGACAAGTAA
- the LOC103870612 gene encoding glycosyltransferase-like KOBITO 1, with translation MKPMHHHRAPLISSSSSQSNSFVSRLLLLLTLLPVSLACLAFILQWRGGGGLADPASASVISSTSVPGGGNSDLNHEVFPGMETVSSVSPKAHQSSSSDCSNLARSSSPSFPYYGDWNFGVDFNLKPKICITTSTSAGLDQILPWMFYHKVLGVSTFFLFVEGKAATPTISKVLESIPGVKVIYRTKDLEEKQAKSRIWNETWLSSFFYKPCNYELFVKQSLNMEMAIVMAREAGMDWILHLDTDELIYPAGTREHSLRRLLLDVPPNVDMVIFPNYESSVERDDIKDPFTEVSMFKKNYDHLPKDTYFGMYKEATRNNPNYFLTYGNGKSVARVQDHLRPNGAHRWHNYMKTPNEIKLEEAAVLHYTYAKFSDLTSRRDRCGCKPTKEDVKRCFMLDFDRSAFIIASTATEEEMLSWYREHVVWGDKEVKTKLLRKGILTRIYSPMVVIQALKESGVFSSVVSSASTNLSKKKFLASMHKSNSSSSDSLPSKDKESQGISARHLLGAESAVPPLSPPGMEHAGLVTED, from the exons ATGAAACCGATGCACCACCACAGAGCTCCActaatctcttcttcttcctctcaaagcAACTCTTTCGTCTCTAGACTTCTTCTTCTACTGACTCTACTCCCAGTCTCCCTCGCCTGCCTCGCCTTCATCCTCCAATGGCGAGGCGGCGGCGGCCTCGCCGATCCCGCCTCCGCTTCCGTCATCTCCTCAACCTCAGTCCCCGGCGGAGGAAACTCCGATCTCAACCACGAGGTGTTCCCCGGAATGGAGACTGTCTCATCAGTCTCCCCGAAAGCTCACCAATCTTCTTCATCCGACTGCTCGAATCTAGCTCGAAGCTCTTCCCCTTCCTTTCCTTACTACGGTGATTGGAACTTCGGTGTTGATTTCAATCTAAAGCCAAAG ATATGTATCACGACTAGCACATCAGCGGGGTTGGATCAGATTCTACCGTGGATGTTTTACCATAAGGTTCTTGGCGTCTCCacgttttttctttttgtggaAGGGAAAGCTGCTACGCCCACCATTTCTAAAGTCCTGGAGTCCATTCCT GGGGTGAAGGTGATATACAGGACAAAAGATCTTGAGGAGAAGCAGGCAAAGAG CCGGATTTGGAATGAGACGTGGCTGTCTTCTTTCTTTTACAAGCCATGCAATTATGAGTTGTTTGTCAAGCAAtctctcaacatggaaatggcTATTGTCATGGCAAGG GAGGCGGGCATGGATTGGATACTTCACCTTGACACAGATGAGCTAATATACCCAGCAGGCACTCGTGAGCACTCACTGAGACGCTTGCTTCTTGATGTTCCTCCAAATGTTGATATGGTTATATTTCCTAATTAT gaAAGCAGTGTGGAACGAGATGATATCAAGGATCCTTTTACAGAG GTGTCAATGTTTAAGAAGAACTATGACCATCTCCCAAAAGATACATATTTTGGAATGTACAAAGAAGCAACTAGAAACAATCCAAACTACTTCTTGACTTATGGTAACGGCAAATCAGTTGCTCGAGTTCAAGACCACCTCCGACCAAATGGAGCACACAGATGGCATAATTACATGAAGACTCCCAA TGAGATCAAGTTGGAGGAGGCTGCTGTGTTACACTACACGTATGCCAAGTTCTCGGACTTAACATCTAGACGTGACCGATGTGGATGCAAGCCTACAAAAGAAGACGTGAAAAGATGCTTTATGTTGGATTTTGATAGATCT GCATTTATAATTGCGTCGACAGCTACTGAAGAAGAGATGTTAAGTTG GTACCGTGAACACGTTGTGTGGGGAGACAAAGAGGTGAAGACGAAACTCCTTAGGAAGGGTATTCTTACTCGCATTTATTCACCAATG GTTGTTATACAGGCATTGAAAGAGTCTGGTGTTTTCAGCTCGGTTGTCTCATCAGCTTCAACAAATCTTTCAAAGAAAAAGTTCTTAGCATCAATGCACAAAAGCAACTCATCAAGTTCTGATTCCCTTCCTTCAAAGGACAAGGAGTCTCAGGGTATCTCTGCAAGGCACCTTCTTGGAGCTGAATCAGCGGTCCCTCCTTTGTCGCCTCCTGGGATGGAACACGCTGGACTTGTCACAGAGGATTAA